In Juglans regia cultivar Chandler chromosome 5, Walnut 2.0, whole genome shotgun sequence, the following are encoded in one genomic region:
- the LOC118343740 gene encoding putative disease resistance protein At3g14460 — translation MEFYGSGSSTFKPFEALKYLRFEDMPDWENWLCFDSENEGEAFPRLEVLKIVSCRKLTGVLPIHLPSLAILKIVGCLQLEASLPRSPNLRQLELTNFKEVPLNELPSGLLKKVVLGGSDTLRSLPKGMMDSSSPLQRLEIHGCCSLMLLPDDGLPSALETLKISNCKKLEFPVHFNYSSLKELYLQNSCDSLRCFPLNLIADINIFTIERCENLESLIDSGQHESDSAASIIRIKNCPNFLSFPDGGLRAQKLKTFEIHDCGSLRSLPDKMHLLLPSLESLSISKCPMLQSFSEGGLPTNLKSISIKDCDKLVASRTTWGLQKLPSLQEVSIGGKCEDVESFPEPTLLPMTMTSLTISGFPNMTSLDKKGLQHLTFLENLYIRNLPGLKFTPEERLFDSISTLIHLTIDEIPIMTSLDIMGIQHLTSLKTMEICDCPNLKFLPKDGFPASISSLEISGCPLLDKQLQNRKGKEWHKVANLYLLLKLRKFLLRLTTPLLQQIKCQCQEKLDQLLHPHFRCTMEEINALARDALINASGTIDSAFATGKCFMEICSAAYDLQWRFDQESLPADLIRRYLVSN, via the exons ATGGAGTTCTATGGTAGCGGTTCTTCCACGTTTAAGCCATTCGAAGCCTTGAAATATCTAAGGTTCGAAGACATGCCAGATTGGGAAAATTGgttatgttttgattctgaAAATGAAGGTGAAGCTTTTCCTCGTCTTGAAGTGCTTAAGATTGTTAGCTGCCGCAAGCTAACAGGAGTGTTGCCCATCCATCTTCCTTCTTTAGCCATACTTAAGATTGTTGGATGTTTACAGCTGGAGGCATCACTCCCAAGGTCTCCTAATCTACGTCAATTGGAGTTAACAAATTTTAAGGAGGTTCCGTTAAATGAATTGCCATCTGGATTATTGAAAAAAGTAGTACTTGGAGGATCTGATACATTACGGTCCCTACCGAAGGGAATGATGGATTCCAGCAGTCCTCTTCAAAGATTGGAAATCCATGGTTGTTGCTCGCTCATGTTACTTCCGGATGATGGTCTACCCTCCGCATTAGAAACTCTTAAGATCTCAAACTGTAAGAAGTTAGAATTCCCAGTGCACTTCAACTATTCATCCCTCAAAGAGTTGTACTTGCAAAATAGTTGTGATTCTCTTAGGTGCTTTCCATTAAACTTAATCGcagatatcaatatttttaccATCGAGAGATGTGAGAATCTGGAGTCTCTTATTGATTCAGGACAACATGAAAGTGATTCAGCCGCCTCGATTATAAGAATCAAGAATTGCCCTAATTTCCTATCATTTCCTGATGGAGGATTGCGTGcccaaaaattgaaaacatttgAGATACATGATTGTGGGAGTTTAAGGTCATTGCCTGACAAGATGCACCTACTCCTTCCATCTCTTGAGTCGCTATCTATCAGCAAGTGTCCAATGCTGCAATCATTCAGTGAAGGGGGCTTGCCTACAAATTTAAAATCGATTTCCATCAAAGATTGTGACAAACTCGTTGCCTCTCGAACGACATGGGGTCTGCAAAAACTCCCCTCTCTTCAAGAAGTGTCAATCGGTGGCAAATGCGAAGATGTGGAGTCTTTTCCGGAGCCAACGTTGCTGCCCATGACTATGACCAGTCTTACCATCTCAGGATTTCCGAATATGACATCTCTAGACAAGAAGGGCCTTCAACACCTCACCTTTCTTGAAAATTTGTATATCCGTAACCTCCCAGGGCTAAAGTTCACGCCAGAAGAGAGATTGTTTGACTCCATTTCTACTCTGATCCATCTTACCATCGATGAAATTCCAATTATGACGTCTTTAGACATCATGGGTATTCAACACCTCACCTCTCTAAAGACGATGGAGATCTGTGATTGTCCTAATCTGAAGTTCTTGCCAAAAGATGGATTTCCTGCCTCCATTTCTTCTCTAGAGATCAGCGGATGTCCACTGTTGGATAAACAATtgcaaaatagaaaaggaaaagaatggcACAAG GTGGCCAACCTTTACCTGTTGCTAAAATTGAGGAAGTTTCTGTTAAGATTAACAACTCCGCTTCTACAACAAATCAAATGTCAGTGCCAGGAAAAGCTTGATCA ACTATTGCACCCTCATTTTCGTTGCACAATGGAGGAGATCAATGCTCTGGCTAGAGATGCACTTATCAATGCAAGTGGCACCATTGACTCTGCATTCGCAACTGGCAAATGTTTCATGGAAATCTGCTCTGCCGCCTATGATCTCCAGTGGCGGTTCGACCAGGAGTCACTTCCTGCTGACCTAATTAGAAGGTACCTAGTTTCTAATTAG
- the LOC109006935 gene encoding linoleate 13S-lipoxygenase 2-1, chloroplastic-like produces the protein MLPRICQSRSSETDLLFGLLQKPFIHINGSSSLPIWSRSSIGKKYNKAIHCTGFISSNIKSVASTSTTTPTPTTSTASESTEKSVIRVQAVVIVQPTVRGFLSNLGIQRGLDDIKDLLGKTLLLELVSSELDSETGLEKERVEAYAHKAGRGEEGVKYETEFEVPVDFGEVGAVLVENEHHREMFVETILIHGFPQGPINVTCRSWVHSKFDNPVKRVFFTNKSYLPSQTPNGLRRLREEDLESLRGNGEGEPKRFERIYDYDVYNDLGEPDKSLELERPVLGGKEYPYPRRCRTGRPLSEADPRSETRMTSRFYVPRDECFSEIKQLTFSAKTVYSVLRVLVPSLGVVISDRDLGFPYFTAIDSLFTEGVNLPSEEDQEGFLKAIMPRLVKTISKTGGDVLRFETPETMNRDKFFWFRDEEFARQTLAGLNPYSIRLITEWPLKSKLDPEIYGPPESAITTEIIEEEIGGLMTVEKALKEKKLFMLDYHDLLLPFVNKVRQIKGTTLYGSRTLFFLTKDGTLRPLAIELTRPPMDGKPQWKQVYAPSWHSTEVWLWRIAKAHVLAHDSGYHQLVSHWLRTHCVTEPCVIATNRQLSVMHPIYRLLHPHFRYTMEINALAREALINAGGTIESAFAPGKYSMEICSAAYDLQWRFDQESLPADLINRGMAVEDPTAPHGLRLTIKDYPYANDGLILWDAIKQWVTDYVNHYYPNPSLVESDQELQSWWTEIRTVGHADKKDEPWWPVLKTQKDLINILTTITWVTSGHHAAANFGQYAYGGYFPNRPTIARTNMPTEDPTEEEWKKFMKKPEHALLQCFPSQLQATRVMAVLDILSNHSPDEEYLGEKSEPSWAEDPFIKEAFERFHGRLRELERIIDERNANSSLKNRVGAGVVPYELLKPFSSPGVTGKGVPYSISI, from the exons ATGTTGCCTCGAATTTGCCAGTCACGCAGTTCTGAAACCGACCTGCTCTTCGGCCTGTTGCAGAAGCCATTCATCCATATCAATGGCAGCTCTTCGCTTCCAATTTGGTCAAGATCCTCCATCGGCAAGAAGTACAACAAAGCCATTCACTGTACTGGGTTCATTTCTAGCAACATAAAAAGTGTTGCTAgcactagtactactactcctactcctacaaCGTCTACGGCGTCCGAGTCTACCGAGAAGTCTGTTATTAGAGTTCAAGCCGTTGTAATCGTGCAACCAACGGTTCGTGGGTTTTTGTCAAACCTTGGGATACAGCGAGGGCTTGATGATATCAAAGATTTGCTTGGTAAAACACTCCTCCTGGAGTTAGTTAGCTCCGAGCTTGATTCCG AGACGGGATTAGAGAAAGAAAGGGTTGAAGCATATGCACACAAGGcggggagaggggaggagggggTGAAGTACGAGACGGAATTTGAAGTGCCAGTTGATTTTGGAGAGGTTGGGGCTGTGTTGGTTGAAAATGAGCACCACAGGGAGATGTTCGTAGAGACTATACTCATCCATGGCTTCCCTCAAGGCCCCATAAATGTGACCTGTCGCTCCTGGGTTCACTCCAAGTTCGACAATCCTGTCAAGAGGGTGTTTTTTACCAataag TCATACTTGCCCTCACAAACACCAAATGGATTGAGGAGGCTAAGAGAAGAAGACCTGGAGAGTTTGCGAGGAAATGGTGAAGGAGAACCTAAGAGATTTGAGAGGATATACGATTATGATGTGTACAATGATCTTGGGGAACCCGATAAGAGCCTCGAACTTGAAAGACCAGTACTTGGTGGCAAAGAGTACCCCTATCCTCGACGTTGCAGGACCGGACGCCCCCTTTCCGAAGCAg ATCCACGGTCGGAGACGAGGATGACTAGCAGGTTTTATGTTCCTCGAGATGAATGCTTCTCGGAGATAAAGCAGCTAACATTCTCGGCGAAGACCGTATACTCAGTGTTGCGAGTATTGGTGCCATCACTAGGAGTTGTGATTTCGGATAGGGATCTTGGATTCCCATACTTCACAGCCATAGACTCGCTTTTTACCGAAGGGGTTAACTTGCCATCGGAAGAAGACCAAGAAGGGTTTCTCAAAGCAATCATGCCCAGGCTTGTTAAAACCATTTCTAAAACCGGAGGAGATGTGCTCCGCTTTGAGACCCCCGAAACTATGAACA GGGACAAGTTCTTTTGGTTTAGGGACGAGGAATTTGCTCGACAGACTCTTGCTGGTCTCAACCCATATAGCATACGGTTGATCACG GAGTGGCCATTGAAGAGTAAACTTGATCCTGAGATCTACGGTCCACCAGAGTCAGCCATCACGACAGAAATTATTGAGGAAGAAATTGGAGGCCTGATGACTGTTGAAAAG gccttaaaagaaaagaagctgTTTATGCTAGATTATCACGACCTGTTATTACCATTCGTCAACAAAGTAAGACAGATTAAGGGCACCACACTATACGGCTCACGCACACTATTCTTCTTAACTAAAGATGGCACCTTGAGGCCGCTGGCGATTGAACTGACTCGGCCACCTATGGACGGAAAGCCGCAGTGGAAGCAAGTTTATGCACCTTCTTGGCATTCAACAGAAGTTTGGCTATGGAGGATTGCTAAAGCTCATGTCCTTGCCCACGACTCTGGCTATCACCAGCTCGTTAGTCATTG GCTAAGAACTCATTGTGTAACAGAGCCTTGTGTAATTGCGACAAATAGGCAACTTAGTGTGATGCATCCAATCTACAGACTGTTGCACCCTCATTTTCGTTACACAATGGAGATCAATGCTCTGGCTCGAGAAGCACTTATCAATGCAGGTGGCACCATTGAGTCTGCATTTGCACCTGGTAAATATTCCATGGAAATCTGCTCTGCCGCCTATGATCTCCAGTGGCGGTTCGACCAGGAGTCACTTCCTGCTGACCTAATTAACAG GGGAATGGCCGTTGAGGATCCAACTGCTCCTCATGGACTAAGGCTAACTATCAAAGACTACCCCTACGCCAATGATGGTCTCATCCTCTGGGATGCCATCAAACAATGGGTCACAGACTATGTCAACCATTACTACCCTAACCCTAGCCTTGTGGAGTCTGATCAAGAGCTCCAATCATGGTGGACAGAAATTCGAACAGTTGGACATGCCGACAAGAAGGACGAACCATGGTGGCCGgttctcaaaacccaaaaagaCCTAATCAACATCCTCACAACGATCACTTGGGTAACTTCCGGCCACCATGCCGCCGCCAACTTCGGTCAATATGCTTACGGGGGCTACTTTCCTAATCGGCCAACCATTGCTAGAACCAACATGCCCACAGAAGACCCAACTGAAGAAGAATGGAAAAAGTTCATGAAAAAACCTGAACACGCACTTTTGCAATGCTTCCCTTCACAGCTTCAAGCAACAAGAGTGATGGCTGTTTTGGATATATTGTCTAATCATTCACCCGACGAGGAATATCTTGGGGAGAAAAGTGAGCCATCGTGGGCTGAAGATCCGTTCATAAAGGAAGCATTTGAGAGGTTCCATGGGAGATTGAGGGAACTTGAACGGATAATTGATGAAAGGAATGCAAACAGTAGTTTGAAGAATAGAGTAGGAGCTGGAGTTGTGCCGTATGAGCTTTTGAAGCCATTTTCCAGCCCTGGCGTAACTGGAAAAGGAGTTCCATATagcatttccatttga
- the LOC109006933 gene encoding uncharacterized mitochondrial protein AtMg00810-like has translation MLKFIVSLYVDDLIFTENNLVMIEKFKKDMMANFEMSDLGLKHYFLVMEVSQEEDGISCLQKKYAEDLLEKFNMLGCKSVATPLVPNEKLRKEDGVKKLDASTYRSLVGSLFYLCNTRPDILFVTSLLSGFMQSPSQVHFGTAKRVLRYLLGTISFGISYEKRLESKLVGFTDSDWAGSIDDKRSTSGHCFGLGSGMFSWSSKKQGNVA, from the coding sequence atgctgaaattcattgtatctttgtatgttgatgacttgATCTTTACCGAAAATAATCTAGTGATGATTGAGAAGTTTAAAAAGGATATGATGGCTAACTTTGAGATGAGTGACTTGGGATTGAAGCATTATTTTCTCGTAATGGAAGTGAGCCAAGAAGAAGATGGAATTTCCTGTTTACAGAAGAAATATGCAGAAGACTTGCTGGAGAAATTCAACATGTTAGGTTGTAAGTCAGTAGCAACACCGTTGGTTCCtaatgagaaattgagaaaagaaGATGGTGTCAAGAAATTGGATGCATCAACCTACAGGAGTCTTGTAGGAAGTTTGTTTTACTTGTGCAATACCAGACCAGATATCTTGTTTGTCACAAGTTTGTTGTCAGGATTTATGCAAAGTCCGAGTCAAGTTCATTTTGGAACTGCTAAGAGAGTTCTCAGATATTTGCTAGGAACAATCAGCTTTGGCATATCGTATGAGAAAAGACTAGAATCAAAATTAGTTGGCTTCACTGACAGTGATTGGGCTGGATCTATTGACGACAAGCGGAGTACTTCAGGACATTGTTTTGGTCTTGGATCTGGTATGTTTTCATGGAGTTCGAAGAAGCAAGGAAATGTTGCTTAG